From the Budorcas taxicolor isolate Tak-1 chromosome 1, Takin1.1, whole genome shotgun sequence genome, one window contains:
- the LOC128055310 gene encoding C1GALT1-specific chaperone 1-like: MLSESSLFLKGVLLGSVFCVLITMLGHIKIDYGKRTHHHERHHLQAPNKEDILKISEDERTELSKSFRVFCIILVKPKDVRLWAAVKETWAKHCDKAEFFSSENVKVFESVNMETNDMWLMMRKAYKYAFDKYRDQYNWFFLAHPTTFAIIENLKYFLLKKNSSQPFYLGHTAKSGDLEYVSVGGGIVLSIESIKRLNSLLSIPEKCPEKGRMVREVSEDKQLAVCLKYAGVFAENAEDSKGKDVFNTKSVGIFIREAMTNHPNQVVEGCCSDMAITFNGLTCNQMYVMMYGVYHLRAFGHVFNDVLVFLPVNGSDND; the protein is encoded by the coding sequence ATGCTTTCAGAAAGCAGTTTGTTTTTGAAGGGTGTACTTCTCGGAAGCGTTTTTTGTGTCTTGATAACTATGCTAGGACATATTAAGATTGATTATGGAAAGAGAACGCACCACCATGAGCGTCACCACCTACAAGCTCCTAATAAAGAAGATATCTTGAAAATTTCAGAGGATGAACGCACGGAACTCAGTAAAAGCTTTCGGGTATTCTGTATCATCCTTGTAAAACCGAAGGATGTGCGTCTCTGGGCTGCGGTGAAGGAGACGTGGGCCAAACACTGTGACAAAGCAGAGTTCTTCAGTTCTGAAAATGTTAAAGTGTTTGAGTCAGTTAACATGGAAACTAATGACATGTGGTTAATGATGAGAAAAGCTTACAAATATGCCTTTGATAAATATAGAGACCAATACAACTGGTTCTTCCTTGCACACCCCACTACGTTTGCTATTATTGAAAACTTAAAGTACTTTCTGCTGAAAAAGAATTCGTCACAACCTTTCTATCTAGGCCACACTGCAAAATCTGGAGATCTTGAATATGTGAGTGTGGGAGGAGGAATTGTCTTAAGTATAGAATCAATTAAAAGACTTAACAGCCTTCTCAGTATTCCTGAAAAGTGTCCTGAAAAGGGAAGGATGGTTAGGGAGGTATCTGAAGATAAACAGCTTGCAGTCTGCCTGAAATATGCTGGAGTGTTTGCAGAAAATGCAGAAGATTCTAAAGGAAAAGATGTGTTTAATACCAAATCTGTTGGGATTTTTATTAGAGAGGCAATGACTAATCATCCCAACCAGGTGGTGGAAGGATGTTGTTCAGATATGGCTATTACTTTTAATGGGCTGACGTGTAATCAGATGTATGTGATGATGTATGGGGTATATCATCTAAGAGCATTTGGGCATGTTTTCAATGATGTGTTGGTTTTCCTACCTGTGAATGGTTCTGACAATGACTGA